One Triticum dicoccoides isolate Atlit2015 ecotype Zavitan chromosome 5B, WEW_v2.0, whole genome shotgun sequence genomic window carries:
- the LOC119307003 gene encoding putative receptor-like protein kinase At4g00960 — protein MQYLSDKMSSSDPQYIKLCLLQAITEEFSEKMKIGTGGYGEVYKGELNGDEIAVKKLFPVQGVNDESFDNEFRNLKKVRHKNVVRMIGYCYETSHRDVEYKGQLVWSQVINRALCFEYMKGGSLAKHISADSCIHNWTETYNIIKGTCEGLHHLHKGEKKKIFHLDLKPDNVLLDDKLVPKIGDFGLSRLFGSSYTHQISTMKGTIGFMPQEYIHNRKVSPKNDVFSLGVIIFHMMAGAKGYGDYWDARRRPNFSPKIQQEFMESVQIYWRKKMQATEDYRWDETDLLGVTKCVDMAMRCVEDDRDNRPSTEDIISELKELDSKIDEMLKKDPKPLTGQLKKRHKHHADELEVVDQNRSFNDLRRDIVVDPCLELRFPFQPKKDISCCLQLTNKAAASFVAFSINTNVNKYRSLPNKGILAPCSKCYITLTLRAQQESLPNMQCVDVLVVQGIRVSENFTSDEITQDFLANAGALDEVMLPIVYVALDHHPLSQ, from the exons ATGCAGTACTTGTCAGATAAAATGTCCTCGTCCGATCCACAATATATCAAATTATGTTTGTTACAAGCAATCACAGAGGAGTTTTCGGAGAAGATGAAAATTGGTACTGGTGGCTATGGGGAAGTTTACAAG GGAGAGCTTAATGGGGACGAGATTGCTGTCAAGAAGCTTTTTCCCGTCCAAGGAGTTAATGATGAGTCATTTGATAATGAATTCCGTAACCTTAAGAAGGTTCGGCATAAAAATGTCGTACGGATGATTGGTTACTGCTATGAGACATCACATAGAGATGTTGAATACAAAGGTCAATTAGTTTGGTCTCAAGTAATAAACAGAGCTCTCTGCTTTGAGTATATGAAGGGAGGAAGCCTTGCCAAGCATATTTCTG CTGATTCGTGTATCCATAATTGGACGGAGACATACAATATAATTAAGGGGACTTGTGAAGGCCTGCACCACCTTCATAAAGGAGAAAAAAAGAAGATTTTTCATCTAGACTTAAAGCCAGATAATGTATTGCTGGATGACAAATTGGTGCCCAAAATAGGAGATTTTGGTTTGTCCAGGCTCTTTGGGAGTTCATATACCCACCAAATAAGCACCATGAAAGGAACAAT TGGGTTCATGCCACAAGAATACATACACAATCGCAAGGTGTCACCAAAGAATGATGTGTTCAGTCTCGGAGTCATAATTTTCCACATGATGGCGGGGGCAAAGGGTTATGGCGATTATTGGGACGCACGTCGTCGCCCgaatttttctccaaaaattcaaCAAGAGTTTATGGAGAGT GTACAAATATACTGGAGGAAAAAGATGCAGGCAACTGAAGATTATAGATGGGACGAAACCGATCTACTAGGAGTAACGAAATGTGTTGATATGGCAATGCGTTGTGTGGAGGACGACAGAGACAATAGACCTTCTACAGAGGACATTATCAGTGAGCTCAAGGAACTAGACTCAAAGATAGACGAGATGTTAAAGAAAGATCCTAAACCTCTTACAGGCCAGCTG AAGAAGAGGCACAAGCACCATGCCGACGAATTGGAAGTGGTGGATCAGAACAGAAGTTTCAATGATTTGAGAAGAGATATTGTGGTGGACCCTTGCCTAGAGCTCCGCTTCCCCTTCCAGCCAAAGAAGGACATATCGTGCTGCCTGCAGCTCACCAACAAGGCAGCGGCCAGCTTTGTTGCCTTCAGTATAAACACCAACGTAAACAAGTACCGCTCACTGCCAAACAAAGGGATTTTAGCTCCATGTTCTAAGTGCTACATCACCCTAACCTTGCGAGCGCAGCAGGAGTCACTGCCAAATATGCAgtgtgttgatgtgttggttgtgcaGGGCATAAGAGTGAGCGAGAACTTCACGTCTGATGAAATCACTCAAGACTTCCTGGCAAATGCCGGCGCTCTGGATGAGGTGATGTTGCCCATTGTCTATGTTGCATTGGACCACCATCCTCTCTCTCAATAG